One genomic segment of Rivularia sp. PCC 7116 includes these proteins:
- a CDS encoding class I SAM-dependent methyltransferase — protein MMNADWEKDYPALENFLEKDLDENSSLKKMLRLIGKQKRVVDFGCATGYFARLLNNRGCEVVGVEINSKAAKVAQNYCEEVIVADLDFVSLDEILSDKIASEKFDVAVFGDILEHLRNPWKLLEETRKLLKPEGFVIASIPNIAHGAIRLALLEGNFEYKALGILDNTHLRFFTRKTVAQLFEDSGYLVDVIEPTKLPIYANSDLIPIIEKNNFDPNITNEIERDEDADTLQFVIRGYPISLENKYSKLYKQYLEVTEELNNYHTQLDNLQTDLQQSKLQLQVRNTEFEQNLTKLKQSQAKLQEEQNKLQQTQLQYQGVKNQLQETQRELEESQNQFQQAQTHLEQQENQLQQVQQYWQDNQLKLQEAHAGWEHCQQIIKAMETSKFWKLRTAWLNFKHSLGLKIK, from the coding sequence ATGATGAATGCTGATTGGGAAAAGGATTATCCTGCATTAGAAAATTTTTTAGAAAAAGATTTAGATGAAAACAGTAGCTTAAAGAAAATGCTGCGCTTGATAGGAAAGCAAAAGCGCGTTGTTGACTTTGGCTGCGCTACCGGTTATTTTGCTCGCTTGCTTAACAACCGAGGTTGCGAAGTTGTCGGAGTAGAAATAAATTCTAAGGCTGCGAAAGTTGCTCAAAATTACTGTGAGGAAGTAATTGTTGCCGATTTAGATTTTGTTTCTTTAGATGAAATTCTATCGGATAAAATAGCTTCCGAAAAATTTGATGTGGCAGTATTTGGCGATATTTTAGAACATCTCCGCAATCCTTGGAAGCTTTTAGAAGAAACTCGCAAGTTACTCAAACCTGAAGGTTTCGTGATTGCTTCTATACCAAATATTGCTCATGGTGCCATAAGACTGGCTTTGTTAGAGGGAAATTTTGAATATAAAGCACTGGGAATTCTTGATAATACTCATCTCAGGTTTTTTACTCGCAAAACCGTCGCGCAACTATTTGAAGATTCAGGTTATTTAGTAGATGTAATAGAGCCAACTAAATTACCTATTTATGCTAACTCCGATCTAATTCCAATTATCGAAAAAAATAATTTTGATCCTAATATTACTAATGAAATTGAACGAGATGAAGATGCTGATACATTACAATTTGTGATTCGAGGATATCCTATTTCTTTAGAAAATAAATATTCCAAACTATATAAACAGTATCTTGAAGTTACAGAAGAATTAAATAACTATCATACCCAGTTGGATAATCTACAAACAGACTTACAGCAATCAAAATTACAACTTCAAGTTAGAAATACAGAGTTTGAACAAAATTTAACAAAGTTAAAGCAGAGTCAAGCAAAATTACAAGAAGAACAAAATAAGTTACAGCAAACTCAACTTCAATATCAAGGAGTAAAAAATCAACTTCAAGAAACTCAAAGGGAACTAGAAGAATCACAAAATCAATTTCAACAAGCGCAAACGCATTTAGAGCAACAAGAAAATCAGCTACAGCAAGTACAGCAATATTGGCAAGACAATCAGCTTAAGTTGCAAGAAGCACATGCAGGATGGGAACACTGCCAACAAATTATTAAAGCCATGGAAACCAGTAAATTTTGGAAGTTGCGTACAGCTTGGTTAAATTTCAAGCATTCCCTAGGTTTGAAAATCAAATGA